From a region of the Triticum aestivum cultivar Chinese Spring chromosome 7D, IWGSC CS RefSeq v2.1, whole genome shotgun sequence genome:
- the LOC123165427 gene encoding ATP-dependent 6-phosphofructokinase 7-like → MPSADPTYMIRAIPSNASDNVYCTLLAHSVVHGAMAGYTGFTVGQVNGRHCYIPFYRITEKQNKVSITDRMWARLLSSTNQPSFLSKQDVDDAKVEDERTAKLLDGSPSNPKVEDKVASSNSNGVK, encoded by the exons ATGCCTTCTGCAGATCCTACATACATGATACGCGCCATCCCTAGCAATGCATCGGATAATGTTTACTGCACATTGCTGGCTCACAGTGTGGTCCACGGAGCCATGGCTGGATACACCGGCTTCACTGTCGGCCAAGTAAACGGCCGGCACTGCTACATTCCCTTCTAC AGGATCACAGAGAAGCAGAACAAGGTCTCGATAACGGACAGGATGTGGGCAAGGCTTCTCTCCTCCACCAACCAGCCGAGCTTCCTCAGCAAGCAAGACGTCGACGATGCCAAGGTCGAAGATGAGAGGACGGCCAAGCTCTTGGACGGCTCGCCTTCCAACCCCAAGGTCGAAGATAAAGTCGCGTCTTCCAATTCCAATGGCGTGAAGTGA
- the LOC543430 gene encoding ATP-dependent 6-phosphofructokinase 6 has translation MPSSPTDAATTDPHPTPDPDPGRPSNAPPQSPSPARGNLCTGTCTTCSTAAREAQRATPAMDGTPPPKPEAKLAAGEAGYVLEDVPHVSDYLPDLPTYPNPLQDNTAYSVVKQYFVDPDDTVCQKIVVHKDGPRGNHFRRAGPRQRVYFEPDEVHACIVTCGGLCPGLNTVIREIVCGLSDMYGVTKILGIQGGYRGFYARNTIDLTPKSVNDIHKRGGTILGSSRGGHDTMKIVDSIQYRGINQVYVIGGDGSQRGAGVIFEEVRKRGLKVAVAGIPKTIDNDIPVIDKSFGFDSAVEEAQRAINAAHVEAGSADNGIGLVKLMGRYSGFIAHYATLASRDVDCCLIPESPFYLEGEGGLFKYIEKRLKENGHMVIVVAEGAGQKLIAENMKEMGQDASGNALLLDVGLWLSQKINEHFKKNKTTINLKYIDPTYMIRAIPSNASDNVYCTLLAHSVVHGAMAGYTGFTVGQVNGRHCYIPFYRITEKQNKVSITDRMWARLLSSTNQPSFLSKQDVDDAKVEDERTAKLLDGSPSNPKVEDEVASSNSNGVK, from the exons ATGCCGTCGTCGCCGACCGACGCCGCCACCACTGATCCCCAcccgacccccgaccccgaccccggccggCCCAGCAACGCCCCGCCCCAATCGCCGTCCCCAGCCCGCGGGAACCTCTGCACCGGCACCTGCACCACCTGCTCGACCGCCGCGCGGGAGGCCCAGAGGGCGACGCCCGCGATGGACGGGACTCCGCCGCCCAAGCCCGAGGCGAAGCTGGCGGCCGGCGAGGCCGGGTACGTCCTCGAGGACGTGCCGCACGTCTCCGACTACCTCCCCGATCTCCCG ACCTACCCAAACCCCCTGCAAGATAACACGGCGTACTCGGTTGTCAA GCAGTACTTCGTTGACCCGGATGACACTGTCTGCCAGAAG ATTGTTGTTCACAAGGATGGCCCAAGAGGGAACCACTTCCGACGTGCTGGACCTCGCCAAAGG GTCTATTTTGAACCTGACGAGGTCCATGCCTGCATTGTCACCTGTGGAGGACTCTGCCCAGGACTTAATACTGTTATTAGGGAAATTGTATGCGGCTTATCTGACATGTACGGTGTCACCAAGATACTTGGGATTCAG GGTGGGTATAGAGGTTTCTACGCTCGCAACACCATCGACTTGACTCCAAAGAGTGTAAATGACATTCACAAAAGGGGCGGAACTATTCTTGGCTCGTCACGAGGAGGCCATGACACCATGAAGATTGTTGATAGCATTCAGTACCGTGGTATAAATCAG GTGTATGTTATTGGTGGTGATGGTAGTCAAAGGGGTGCAGGAGTGATTTTTGAA GAGGTTAGAAAGCGTGGTCTCAAAGTTGCTGTTGCTGGCATTCCTAAGACTATTGATAACGACATCCCA GTAATTGATAAGTCATTTGGTTTCGACAGTGCAGTTGAGGAAGCTCAACGTGCCATAAATGCCGCTCATGTAGAAGCTGGAAGTGCTGATAATGGAATTGGACTTGTAAAGCTAATGGGTCGATACAGTG GTTTCATCGCACATTATGCCACCCTAGCAAGCAGAGATGTG GATTGTTGCTTAATTCCGGAGTCACCTTTCTATCTGGAAGGTGAAGGTGGACTCTTCAAATATATAGAAAAGCGGCTGAAGGAGAATGGCCATATGGTCATTGTCGTTGCGGagggtgcaggacagaaacttatTGCTGAAAACATGAAGGAAATGGGGCAAGATGCTTCTGGCAATGCACTGCTTCTTGATGTTGGTCTTTGGTTGTCTCAGAAGATAAAT GAGCATTTCAAGAAAAACAAGACAACCATAAATCTGAAGTACATAG ATCCTACATACATGATTCGCGCCATTCCTAGCAACGCATCGGATAATGTTTATTGCACATTGCTGGCTCACAGTGTGGTCCACGGAGCCATGGCTGGATACACCGGTTTTACCGTTGGCCAAGTAAACGGTCGGCATTGCTACATCCCCTTCTAC AGGATCACGGAGAAGCAGAACAAGGTCTCGATAACGGACAGGATGTGGGCAAGGCTTCTCTCCTCTACCAACCAGCCAAGCTTCCTCAGCAAGCAAGACGTTGACGATGCCAAGGTCGAGGACGAGAGGACGGCCAAGCTCTTGGACGGCTCGCCTTCCAACCCCAAGGTCGAAGATGAAGTTGCGTCTTCCAACTCCAACGGTGTGAAGTGA
- the LOC123167973 gene encoding uncharacterized protein, producing MGRPEHDGAASPFGFGTSPPLSGASSPSPLLPAPNHGTTRFGGRRRNAVVRLICSPFAAVFGTACSAGAAAHDVDRATRRPSLEELLRMEASSSDLLDVKQPKEPAEMVDTYDDDDDEDSWKQSAIVVFDLGKDGDKSRPIIDDEKIDAPLAVSEDPHGAITCPGDEKEPEEELDAGGGGGAMLSPKALVNVERLVVVLASLGARSRALKGSYGRLAAGRRVDDGKAELFYDRPIPLGRRCRVQHLEESPYL from the coding sequence ATGGGAAGGCCGGAGCACGACGGGGCTGCGTCGCCGTTCGGGTTCGGCACGTCCCCGCCTCTCTCCGGCGCGTCGTCCCCATCGCCGCTGCTGCCGGCACCCAACCACGGCACGACGAGGTTCGGAGGAAGGAGGAGGAACGCCGTCGTCAGGCTGATCTGCTCGCCCTTCGCCGCCGTCTTCGGGACCGCGTGCTCCGCCGGTGCAGCTGCACACGACGTCGACCGGGCGACGAGAAGGCCGAGCCTCGAGGAGCTTCTCAGGATGGAAGCGTCGTCGTCGGATCTCCTCGACGTCAAGCAACCCAAGGAGCCTGCCGAGATGGTCGACAcgtacgacgacgacgacgacgaagactcCTGGAAGCAGAGCGCCATCGTGGTGTTCGATCTAGGCAAGGACGGCGACAAGAGCCGCCCGATCATCGATGACGAGAAGATCGACGCGCCACTGGCCGTCTCAGAAGATCCGCACGGCGCCATTACCTGCCCCGGCGACGAGAAGGAGCCCGAGGAGGAGCTCgacgccggcggtggcggcggcgccatGCTGTCCCCGAAGGCGCTGGTGAACGTGGAGAGGCTGGTGGTCGTCCTGGCGTCGCTGGGGGCGCGCTCCAGGGCCCTGAAGGGCTCGTACGGCAGGCTGGCAGCCGGTCGCCGTGTCGATGATGGCAAGGCGGAGCTGTTCTACGACCGGCCGATCCCGCTGGGGCGGAGGTGCCGGGTGCAGCACCTGGAGGAGTCCCCTTACCTGTGA
- the LOC123165204 gene encoding ubiquitin-like modifier-activating enzyme 5, with product MEEELHALLRDLDALKQLPDPASIDRMRDRVVKMMGPSGAAAAATRSKIKDMSAEVVDSNPYSRLMALQRMGIVDNYERIRDYSVAIVGVGGVGSVAAEMLTRCGIGRLLLYDYDTVELANMNRLFFRPDQVGMTKTDAAVQTLSEINPDVVLESYSLNITTVKGFETFLGSLKARSSNGRSTGVDLVLSCVDNYEARMVVNQACNELRQTWMESGVSEDAVSGHIQLLVPGETACFACAPPLVVASGVDERTLKRDGVCAASLPTTMGVVAGLLVQNSLKYLLKFGQVSPYLGYNSLKDFFPTMEMRPNPQCSNPACLERQKEYMQSKPARDAAAKAKMEAEASAAIEYPVHMDNEWNISVLDDSDTATSSVQRAATDILPEGLVRELPDEDTYVEPPAAPASCGAIDDDLEELQRQLDALNSS from the exons atggaggAGGAGCTGCACGCGCTGCTCCGCGACCTCGACGCGCTCAAGCAGCTCCCCGACCCCGCCTCCATCGACCGG ATGCGAGATCGCGTGGTGAAGATGATGGGCCCGTccggcgccgctgccgccgccacccggTCGAAGATCAAG GACATGAGCGCGGAGGTGGTGGACAGCAACCCCTACAGCAGGCTCATGGCGCTGCAGCGGATGGGGATCGTCGACAACTACGAGCGCATCCGCGACTACTCCGTCGCCATTGTG GGTGTAGGTGGCGTTGGTAGTGTCGCTGCTGAGATGCTCACTAGATGTGGAATTGGACGCCTCTTGTTATATGACTATGACACGGTTGAGTTGGCTAACATGAATAGGCTGTTCTTCCGCCCAGACCAG GTTGGAATGACCAAGACTGATGCTGCTGTGCAGACACTTAGCGAAATAAATCCTGATGTCGTATTGGAG AGTTATTCACTGAATATCACTACAGTGAAAGGATTTGAAACATTTTTGGGAAGTCTCAAAGCCAGGAGCTCTAATGGGCGCAGCACTGGAGTTGATCTTGTTTTGAGCTGTGTTGATAACTATGAAGCTCGTATGGTTGTCAATCAG GCTTGCAATGAGCTTCGCCAAACATGGATGGAATCTG GTGTGTCTGAAGATGCTGTTTCTGGTCATATACAGCTATTGGTTCCTGGTGAAACTGCATGCTTTGCATGTGCTCCTCCATTG GTTGTAGCATCAGGAGTGGACGAGCGTACACTTAAGCGAGATGGTGTTTGTGCTGCCTCTTTGCCAACTACAATG GGCGTTGTTGCTGGACTCCTGGTCCAGAATTCTCTGAAATATCTGTTGAAGTTTGGACAAGTTTCCCCTTACTTG GGATATAATTCACTTAAGGATTTTTTCCCAACAATGGAAATGAGACCAAATCCACAATGTTCAAACCCAGCATGTCTTGAGAGACAG AAAGAATATATGCAATCAAAACCTGCTAGAGATGCAGCAGCAAAGGCTAAGATGGAAGCCGAAGCATCCGCAGCAATTGAATACCCGGTTCACATGGATAACGAGTGGAACATTAG TGTTCTTGATGATAGTGACACAGCAACGTCAAGCGTTCAAAGGGCTGCAACAG ACATCCTTCCAGAAGGCCTTGTCCGTGAACTTCCAGATGAAGATACCTACGTGGAACCACCTGCTGCACCAGCCAGCTGTGGTGCCATCGATGACGATCTCGAGGAGCTCCAGCGGCAACTCGACGCCCTAAACTCATCTTGA